The following proteins are encoded in a genomic region of Desulfosporosinus youngiae DSM 17734:
- the tnpC gene encoding IS66 family transposase, which yields MHDEKDLRIAQLKMENQRLHEKIHRLEHNVEALTQAVLHAAKQRFGASSEKTPSTVGQASLFGEEDADNIPLPYAPVLQIKEHKRPVRKKGDREKLTLGLSRETVECVLNPDESACGICGSELNVIGKKKVRSEMEYIPAKLVMKDYVQMVYKCVECGKNDENPYDAIYSAPVPAPVLTHSIASPSSAAWILYQKYVLSVPLYRQERDFKRMGAALKRDTMANWAIRCAEDWLRPLYDRMHEQLLKCSIIMSDETSWQVNREPGKKASSKSYIWIHRSGSCEGPPIILYEYTRTRSGDHARKFLAGFSGFHVSDAYAGYEKVEGITRCLCYSHLRRYYLEAIPLDSGRKEIPGSGGAIGRAYCDKLFRLERKWKKLQPAERKKNRLIYSVPVLEAFFAWAETTRTQQENLRKALNYTLNHKKYFTNFLLDGRIPLSNNLSEVAVKPVALTRKNSLFSDSVAGAKASAIIFSIVGTANANNLDPYKYLEYIFRALPNLEFTSDDTILDDYLPWSEKVQLECRMQNTKTEVKEKDDQRDETA from the coding sequence ATGCACGACGAAAAAGATCTGCGTATAGCACAACTTAAAATGGAAAACCAAAGACTGCATGAGAAAATTCACAGGTTAGAACACAATGTCGAAGCTCTCACGCAGGCCGTTTTGCATGCAGCAAAGCAGCGTTTCGGGGCATCCAGTGAGAAAACGCCGTCAACAGTAGGACAAGCATCCCTGTTCGGCGAGGAAGACGCAGATAACATTCCTTTACCTTATGCGCCCGTCCTTCAAATCAAGGAACACAAACGACCTGTACGAAAAAAAGGCGATCGTGAGAAACTCACGTTAGGGCTTTCCAGAGAAACCGTGGAATGTGTTCTGAATCCTGATGAATCGGCCTGTGGGATCTGTGGCAGTGAACTAAACGTCATTGGGAAGAAAAAAGTTCGTTCTGAGATGGAATATATCCCAGCAAAGCTGGTTATGAAAGACTATGTCCAAATGGTTTATAAATGTGTGGAATGCGGAAAGAACGACGAGAATCCCTACGATGCGATATACAGCGCGCCGGTGCCGGCACCTGTACTAACACACTCCATAGCCTCCCCGTCCAGCGCAGCTTGGATCCTGTACCAAAAATATGTGCTTTCGGTCCCTTTATACCGGCAGGAACGGGATTTTAAAAGGATGGGTGCAGCACTGAAAAGAGATACCATGGCCAACTGGGCCATACGATGCGCTGAAGATTGGCTGAGACCGCTGTATGACCGAATGCACGAACAATTGCTGAAATGCAGCATCATCATGAGTGACGAGACTTCTTGGCAGGTCAACCGCGAGCCAGGGAAAAAGGCTTCAAGCAAATCGTATATCTGGATCCACCGGAGTGGTAGTTGCGAGGGGCCGCCCATTATTCTCTACGAATACACACGAACCCGCTCGGGAGACCATGCCAGGAAATTTCTCGCAGGATTTAGCGGTTTTCATGTCAGCGACGCTTACGCGGGCTATGAAAAGGTGGAAGGCATCACACGGTGCCTCTGCTATAGTCACTTGCGGCGATATTACCTGGAAGCCATCCCCTTAGATTCCGGAAGAAAAGAGATCCCTGGTTCCGGCGGGGCGATCGGACGGGCTTACTGTGATAAACTTTTCCGGTTGGAACGCAAGTGGAAGAAACTACAACCGGCGGAGAGGAAAAAGAACCGGCTTATTTATAGCGTCCCTGTGTTGGAGGCCTTTTTCGCGTGGGCGGAAACGACAAGGACCCAGCAGGAGAATCTGAGAAAAGCCTTGAATTATACCTTGAACCACAAGAAATACTTCACCAACTTCTTGCTGGACGGAAGAATTCCCCTGTCCAATAATTTATCCGAAGTCGCCGTGAAACCCGTAGCTCTCACGAGGAAGAACTCTCTGTTTTCGGATTCAGTGGCAGGGGCCAAAGCTTCCGCTATCATATTTAGCATCGTAGGGACAGCAAATGCCAACAACCTGGATCCCTACAAATATTTGGAGTATATATTCCGCGCGTTGCCGAATCTGGAGTTTACATCGGATGATACGATATTGGA
- the tnpB gene encoding IS66 family insertion sequence element accessory protein TnpB (TnpB, as the term is used for proteins encoded by IS66 family insertion elements, is considered an accessory protein, since TnpC, encoded by a neighboring gene, is a DDE family transposase.): MMQHIADEADHIYLALGATDFRKQQSGLASLVALKFKLDPHAGTNVFLFCNKRHNALRALRWDGNGFILVTKALSDEMKFQWPKNQGEVRDITKRQLAWLLEGLQVDQKKAHQDMVDTTGIIY, from the coding sequence ATGATGCAGCATATCGCCGATGAGGCGGACCATATTTACTTGGCCCTGGGAGCCACCGATTTTCGCAAACAGCAAAGTGGACTAGCCTCCTTGGTGGCCTTGAAATTTAAACTGGATCCCCATGCGGGAACAAACGTCTTCCTGTTCTGCAATAAACGTCACAATGCCTTGCGAGCTTTACGCTGGGACGGCAACGGCTTTATCCTGGTCACCAAAGCGCTCTCCGACGAAATGAAATTCCAATGGCCGAAGAATCAGGGCGAAGTAAGGGACATTACCAAGCGGCAACTGGCATGGCTCTTGGAAGGATTGCAGGTTGACCAGAAAAAAGCGCACCAAGACATGGTTGACACGACTGGCATTATTTACTGA
- the tnpA gene encoding IS66 family insertion sequence element accessory protein TnpA, producing the protein MKSKAETLQLWEQRIKERVQNGMTIGEWCEKNGVSKYRYNYWNKRVREKLKAGEEPTFAEVTPILSPVDTASQNSVLSSDFQISFKSIHVTVPSNFNPAALARLMKVLQEL; encoded by the coding sequence TTGAAATCCAAAGCTGAAACCCTGCAGCTCTGGGAACAGCGAATAAAGGAAAGAGTCCAAAATGGCATGACGATCGGAGAATGGTGCGAGAAGAATGGAGTGAGCAAGTACCGGTACAATTATTGGAATAAGCGGGTACGCGAAAAACTAAAAGCAGGTGAAGAACCGACCTTCGCCGAGGTTACCCCCATCCTTTCACCTGTCGATACAGCAAGTCAGAATTCGGTTTTATCTTCCGACTTTCAGATCTCTTTCAAAAGCATCCATGTAACCGTTCCTAGTAATTTCAATCCAGCCGCATTGGCGAGACTAATGAAGGTCCTGCAGGAATTATGA
- a CDS encoding IS91 family transposase, whose amino-acid sequence MAEVQDIFIKYGQNYRTNHKLTITQHKAMSAIQKCRTSELGGHKEICDSCGHTRVSYNSCRNRHCPKCQALAKERWIENQKNNLLDIGYFHVVFTIPDTLNLMVYQNQKAVYTLLFKTVAETLTDLASDKKYLGAKIGFTSVLHTWGQNLMHHPHIHCIVPGGGLSSIGIWVNSRKKFFIPVKVLSRKFRGKFLYYLKQLYYQNKLEFHGSQKYLFDDKEFEKVLTSLYGKEWIVYCKPPFKMLLVLLNTWGRYTHRVAISNKRILSMEKDTVSFKWRDYKDDSKHKVMTLSSEEFIRRFLIHILPSRFMKIRHYGLLGNCNKTTKLKICKQLTHTPLLIGEKATTLQLIQKLTGLDLSKCPNCGSDKPKRSMSLGKSPPIAVQTACI is encoded by the coding sequence ATGGCTGAGGTCCAAGATATCTTCATAAAATACGGCCAAAACTATCGTACCAACCATAAGCTCACTATCACGCAACATAAGGCGATGTCTGCCATTCAAAAATGTAGAACGTCAGAGTTAGGCGGCCATAAGGAGATTTGTGACAGTTGTGGGCATACCCGTGTTTCTTACAATTCATGCCGCAACAGGCACTGCCCTAAATGCCAAGCTCTGGCCAAAGAACGTTGGATTGAAAACCAGAAAAACAATCTACTGGACATCGGATACTTCCATGTGGTATTCACCATCCCAGATACTCTCAATTTAATGGTCTACCAAAATCAAAAAGCAGTTTATACCCTTTTGTTTAAGACCGTTGCTGAAACTCTTACAGATTTAGCTTCTGACAAAAAATATCTCGGTGCAAAGATTGGCTTTACATCAGTTCTCCATACTTGGGGACAAAACCTCATGCACCACCCGCATATTCACTGCATTGTACCCGGCGGCGGATTATCCTCCATTGGAATATGGGTAAACAGCAGAAAGAAATTCTTCATTCCAGTTAAAGTTCTCTCCCGGAAGTTCAGAGGCAAATTCCTGTATTACCTTAAACAGCTCTACTACCAAAACAAGCTTGAATTCCACGGAAGTCAAAAATATCTTTTCGACGATAAAGAATTCGAAAAGGTACTCACCTCTCTCTATGGTAAAGAGTGGATTGTCTACTGCAAACCACCGTTTAAAATGCTGCTTGTGTTGTTGAATACCTGGGGGCGATATACTCACCGAGTGGCTATATCCAACAAGCGCATCCTTAGCATGGAAAAGGATACAGTTTCCTTCAAATGGCGGGACTACAAAGACGACAGTAAGCATAAGGTGATGACTCTTTCCTCAGAGGAGTTTATCCGAAGATTTCTTATCCACATCTTGCCGAGTCGCTTTATGAAAATTAGGCACTACGGCTTACTTGGTAATTGTAACAAGACAACCAAACTAAAGATTTGCAAACAACTTACCCATACCCCTTTATTAATTGGAGAGAAAGCTACAACCCTCCAACTCATCCAGAAGCTTACAGGATTAGATTTATCTAAATGTCCTAATTGCGGATCAGATAAACCCAAACGGTCTATGAGCTTGGGTAAATCTCCTCCAATCGCTGTCCAAACTGCATGTATTTAA
- a CDS encoding tyrosine-type recombinase/integrase, with translation MTKEEVLAKLKFDVELRGFSKHTQAEYYTKVKLFQEHFGKPATELGVEDVRQFLHYLTTVKKLAPETVNTYNSGLRFLYGVTLNVNLNPRQIPRHQKPRKLPDILTREEIEALFNVCDNLRDKCILMTLYGAGLRLSEVASLKVSDIHSDKMQLFIRNAKGSKDRYALLSQTNLEMLRTYWKAYRPKEWLFYSRNHTSTHMTTKAIQNLFHKYVKKANISKKVSVHTMRHSFATHLLESGTSIYHIKQLLGHSNINTTCVYLHLVKIESLNVTSPLDQMAESDKANG, from the coding sequence ATGACAAAAGAAGAAGTTTTAGCCAAACTGAAATTCGATGTGGAGCTTCGAGGATTTAGTAAGCATACCCAGGCTGAATACTATACCAAAGTTAAACTCTTTCAGGAGCACTTCGGTAAACCTGCGACTGAGCTAGGTGTAGAAGATGTTCGACAGTTTCTTCATTATCTCACTACAGTTAAAAAACTTGCTCCTGAAACGGTAAACACATACAATAGCGGCCTCCGCTTTTTGTATGGCGTTACTCTGAACGTCAACTTAAACCCTAGGCAAATTCCTCGCCACCAAAAACCACGCAAACTCCCTGACATCCTTACCCGGGAGGAAATCGAAGCCCTTTTTAACGTCTGCGACAACTTGCGAGATAAATGCATTCTTATGACTCTTTATGGTGCAGGACTTCGCCTAAGCGAAGTAGCCTCGCTTAAAGTTTCAGATATCCATAGTGATAAAATGCAATTGTTCATCCGCAATGCCAAAGGAAGCAAAGATCGCTATGCTCTACTTTCTCAAACCAATCTTGAGATGCTTAGAACTTACTGGAAAGCTTACCGCCCCAAAGAGTGGCTTTTTTACAGCAGGAATCACACCAGCACCCACATGACTACCAAAGCAATACAAAATCTCTTCCATAAATATGTAAAGAAAGCTAACATCTCTAAAAAAGTTTCGGTCCATACTATGAGGCATAGTTTCGCGACTCACTTGCTGGAATCCGGAACAAGCATTTACCACATCAAACAACTACTCGGCCACTCAAATATCAATACAACCTGCGTTTACTTGCATTTGGTTAAGATTGAATCTCTCAACGTAACAAGTCCCCTTGACCAGATGGCTGAATCGGACAAAGCCAATGGCTGA
- a CDS encoding IS5 family transposase encodes MYRKPSPQLTIDDFILPFSGKLDPENRWVQLANIIPWDEYEKEYAHMFPSDRGNVAKPVRMALGTLIIQARCGYTDRETVQQITENPYLQWFIGLKEFQLTRPLTPVALVKFRKRFKKDRMAKINERIALAERAAKTSEKEAEKNDDDQQGPNLPDADKEEKKTPADSDSEESKPNQGMLILDATCTPADIKYPTDLGLLNESREKLDEIIDTLHKAKGKATKRPRTYREKARKAYLSVSKQRSPRKKQLRKGIKQQLQYCKRNLRHVDQMLKEIPSGFEALSNRQVKLLETIRTVIEQQETMYKTKQHQIPDRIVNLYQDHVRPIVRGKASAKVEFGAKVAISIEKGFCRIEKLSWDAFNEAETLIDSVERYRARNGCYPEAVLADKIYRNRKNLAYCKNHNIRLSGPKLGRPSGDALKKVEKAIERMDAKMRNAVEGKFGEGKRKYGLDRVYAKLKETAECMISMQFFVMNLEHKLRVLFVQILKRYFQITDIGVFA; translated from the coding sequence ATGTACCGTAAACCGAGTCCCCAGCTAACCATAGATGATTTCATCCTGCCTTTTTCGGGGAAACTGGATCCCGAAAATCGTTGGGTTCAATTAGCTAATATAATTCCTTGGGATGAGTATGAAAAAGAATACGCCCATATGTTTCCGAGTGATCGTGGCAATGTGGCCAAACCGGTCCGTATGGCACTCGGTACGTTAATCATCCAAGCTCGCTGCGGTTATACTGACCGTGAAACGGTTCAGCAGATTACGGAGAATCCTTATCTCCAATGGTTCATAGGCCTCAAGGAGTTTCAATTGACTCGTCCTTTGACTCCAGTCGCCCTGGTGAAATTTCGCAAGCGCTTTAAGAAAGACCGCATGGCTAAAATCAACGAGCGCATTGCTTTAGCTGAGCGGGCGGCAAAAACATCTGAAAAGGAAGCCGAGAAGAACGATGATGATCAACAAGGACCTAATCTTCCGGATGCGGATAAGGAAGAGAAGAAAACCCCTGCTGACTCTGATTCAGAAGAATCCAAACCGAATCAAGGTATGTTGATCCTTGATGCCACCTGCACACCGGCCGATATAAAATATCCGACAGACCTCGGACTGCTTAACGAATCCCGCGAGAAACTGGATGAGATCATTGATACGCTTCATAAAGCGAAGGGTAAAGCAACCAAACGGCCGAGAACTTACCGTGAAAAAGCGAGAAAAGCTTATCTGAGTGTGTCTAAACAGCGGAGTCCGAGAAAGAAGCAACTTAGAAAAGGCATCAAGCAGCAATTGCAATATTGTAAAAGAAACCTTCGCCACGTTGACCAAATGCTGAAAGAAATTCCCTCAGGCTTTGAAGCCTTAAGCAACCGACAAGTCAAGTTATTGGAAACCATTCGAACCGTAATTGAGCAGCAGGAAACAATGTATAAGACAAAACAACATCAGATACCGGATCGAATCGTCAACCTCTATCAGGATCATGTCCGACCGATTGTACGCGGCAAAGCCAGTGCCAAAGTAGAATTCGGGGCTAAGGTAGCCATAAGCATCGAGAAGGGATTCTGCCGCATCGAAAAATTGTCTTGGGACGCGTTTAATGAAGCAGAAACATTGATAGATAGCGTAGAGCGTTACAGAGCCCGTAATGGATGCTATCCTGAGGCGGTGCTGGCCGACAAGATATACCGTAACCGCAAAAATCTGGCGTATTGCAAAAACCACAACATCCGGCTCAGCGGTCCCAAACTAGGCAGGCCCTCAGGAGATGCCCTGAAAAAAGTAGAGAAGGCCATTGAACGGATGGATGCCAAGATGCGTAATGCTGTAGAAGGCAAGTTTGGCGAGGGTAAAAGGAAATATGGCCTTGATCGTGTTTATGCTAAATTGAAAGAAACAGCAGAGTGCATGATTAGCATGCAATTCTTTGTCATGAACTTGGAGCATAAGCTCAGGGTTCTTTTTGTCCAAATTTTGAAGAGGTATTTTCAAATTACAGATATTGGTGTATTTGCGTAA
- a CDS encoding tyrosine-type recombinase/integrase has product MTKEEVLEKLKFDVELRGLSKNTQDEYYTKAKIFQEYFDRPATELGEQDIRKFLHYLTTEKGLASGSVNSYNSGLRFLYGVTLDINLNIKQIPRHRKQRKFPDILTQQEIQTLFKACDNLRDKCILMTIYGAGLRLSEVASLKVSDIHSQKMQLFIRNAKGSKDRYALLSQANLEILRDYWKAYRPKEWLFYSRNKTGTHMTSKAVQNVFHKYINKSKITKNVTVHSLRHSFATHLLESGISIFHIKQLLGHSDISTTCFYLHLLKIESLNVTSPLDLLVELEKPNG; this is encoded by the coding sequence ATGACCAAAGAAGAAGTTCTGGAAAAGCTGAAATTCGATGTAGAACTCAGGGGGTTAAGCAAGAATACCCAAGATGAGTATTATACCAAAGCTAAAATCTTTCAGGAGTACTTTGATAGACCTGCTACTGAGTTAGGTGAGCAGGACATTAGAAAGTTCCTCCACTATCTCACTACAGAAAAAGGTCTCGCTTCTGGATCGGTAAATTCCTATAATAGCGGTCTCCGCTTTTTGTATGGCGTAACGTTGGATATTAATTTAAACATCAAGCAAATCCCTCGTCACCGTAAACAACGCAAATTCCCTGATATCCTTACTCAACAGGAAATTCAAACCCTTTTCAAGGCTTGTGATAATTTGAGAGATAAATGTATTCTAATGACCATCTATGGTGCAGGACTTCGCCTTAGTGAAGTGGCTTCCCTTAAAGTCTCAGATATTCATAGTCAAAAAATGCAGCTTTTCATTCGTAATGCTAAAGGCAGCAAAGATAGATATGCTCTACTTTCACAAGCTAATCTTGAAATTCTTAGAGATTACTGGAAGGCATATCGCCCGAAAGAATGGCTTTTTTACAGCAGGAACAAGACTGGCACACACATGACTTCCAAAGCTGTACAAAATGTTTTTCATAAATATATCAACAAATCAAAAATCACCAAAAACGTGACTGTCCATAGCCTGCGGCACAGTTTTGCCACCCACTTACTTGAATCAGGCATAAGTATCTTCCACATTAAGCAGCTACTTGGGCACTCAGATATCAGCACTACATGCTTCTATTTGCATTTACTTAAGATTGAATCTCTAAATGTAACAAGCCCTCTTGATCTGCTCGTTGAATTGGAAAAGCCTAATGGTTGA
- a CDS encoding GNAT family N-acetyltransferase yields MRHKGTKRLETDRLILRKFQLSDAESMYRNWASDPEVTKYLTWPPHGNVNVSSHVLEDWIGQYENDAFYQWAIVFKENGAEPIGSISIVKMDERIAMVHVGYCLGKRWWNKGVTSEALSELIRFFFEEVHVNRVESIHDPRNPNSGKVMRKCDLVLEGTVKMGYWNNQGICNYSMYGLVAEDYCQGGGRYSLK; encoded by the coding sequence ATGAGACATAAGGGAACTAAAAGACTCGAAACAGACCGACTAATATTACGCAAGTTTCAACTAAGTGATGCTGAATCAATGTATAGAAATTGGGCGAGTGATCCGGAAGTAACCAAATATCTAACCTGGCCTCCGCATGGCAATGTCAATGTTTCATCCCATGTATTGGAGGACTGGATCGGCCAATATGAAAACGATGCATTCTATCAATGGGCGATTGTGTTCAAGGAAAATGGAGCAGAGCCTATAGGAAGCATTAGCATTGTTAAAATGGATGAACGCATTGCAATGGTTCATGTCGGTTATTGCCTAGGAAAACGATGGTGGAATAAGGGCGTTACATCGGAAGCGCTTTCTGAATTGATTCGTTTTTTCTTTGAGGAAGTTCATGTTAATCGGGTTGAGTCCATACATGATCCTCGTAATCCTAATTCCGGTAAAGTCATGCGCAAGTGCGATTTGGTATTGGAAGGTACAGTGAAGATGGGATACTGGAACAATCAAGGCATCTGCAATTACTCCATGTATGGACTGGTGGCAGAAGACTATTGCCAAGGAGGAGGGAGATACAGTCTCAAATAG
- a CDS encoding PAS domain-containing sensor histidine kinase — translation MPRQYRRKINLKPGADQGTDISHKMASYRQSNELYRVLVDQAGVGIFVTDGEYRLININSWLCSMFGYAEEELREKNFVELIASEGLNNGYELVSNLKEGKKIIEELWCRCKDNSVFLCELTINMVPGGRLQGIARDITKYRQTELALKESVARYQAVVEDQIELIRRFRPDGTLTFLNSAFCKYYGKDMNELLGHNFMDLFPVEDRETVKGQIFSLNKDNPVAIAERRFIRPNGEVVWQQWTNRAVFNESGQIVEYQSVGRDITNQKQFEQQLKRSEARFRAIVEDQIELIRRFNTDGTLTFVNGSFGKFIGQPVEEIIGQNFTTYIRADDREEIRKKVYALTPENPVVVTEPRFVDNQGKLHWTQWVNRAILNEHGEIVEYQSVGRDITAQKKAELKIAEAREATERASRVATLAVIGGGIAHEINQPLNAIKVLAETILYLYNSRKEVTGEEIIKNVTNISRQVDHIDSIVNHLRSFLKYSQSFKYVPCDINEVVENSLSLVNNQILSRRIKVIKKLEAVLPVCGCFVRFEEVVLNLLMNAVQALEPYQQEQKEIIISTWAADQKIHLTVRDNGPGIDPEIAQKIFEPFFSTKDAGSSMGLGMSIVHSIVMSSNGTISVANNPGGGALIHITFPSC, via the coding sequence ATGCCAAGACAATACAGAAGGAAAATCAATCTTAAACCCGGTGCTGATCAAGGGACAGATATATCTCATAAAATGGCATCCTATCGTCAAAGCAACGAATTATACCGGGTATTAGTCGATCAAGCCGGTGTGGGCATCTTTGTAACTGATGGCGAATACCGCCTGATAAACATAAATTCCTGGCTCTGCTCAATGTTTGGCTATGCTGAGGAAGAACTCAGAGAGAAAAATTTCGTTGAGTTAATTGCTTCGGAAGGCCTGAATAACGGGTATGAACTTGTTTCTAATCTTAAAGAAGGCAAGAAAATTATTGAAGAATTATGGTGCCGGTGCAAAGATAACTCTGTTTTCTTGTGTGAACTAACCATTAATATGGTTCCCGGCGGCAGACTGCAAGGGATTGCCCGGGATATTACCAAATACAGGCAGACTGAACTGGCTTTAAAGGAAAGTGTGGCCCGCTACCAGGCAGTGGTGGAAGATCAGATAGAACTTATCAGGCGTTTCCGGCCGGACGGTACCCTGACCTTTCTCAATAGTGCCTTCTGCAAATATTATGGTAAGGACATGAATGAATTGCTGGGCCACAATTTCATGGATTTATTTCCGGTGGAAGACCGGGAAACTGTCAAAGGGCAAATATTTTCCCTGAACAAGGATAACCCGGTGGCTATCGCTGAGCGCCGCTTTATCAGACCTAACGGCGAAGTTGTTTGGCAGCAGTGGACCAATAGGGCTGTCTTTAACGAGAGCGGGCAAATTGTTGAGTATCAATCCGTTGGCAGGGATATTACCAACCAAAAACAATTTGAGCAGCAGCTCAAACGAAGTGAAGCCAGGTTCAGGGCAATTGTCGAGGATCAGATTGAACTGATCAGGCGGTTTAATACCGATGGAACCCTGACCTTTGTCAATGGCTCCTTCGGCAAATTTATCGGGCAGCCGGTGGAAGAAATTATCGGGCAAAATTTTACGACGTATATTCGTGCTGATGACCGGGAGGAAATCAGGAAAAAAGTTTACGCTTTGACCCCGGAAAACCCTGTTGTGGTTACGGAACCGAGATTTGTTGACAATCAAGGCAAACTACATTGGACCCAGTGGGTGAACCGGGCTATCCTGAATGAGCATGGTGAAATCGTAGAATATCAGTCTGTGGGACGAGATATAACGGCCCAAAAAAAAGCGGAATTAAAGATTGCCGAAGCTAGAGAGGCAACTGAAAGGGCTTCCAGGGTTGCCACCCTGGCCGTTATCGGCGGAGGAATTGCTCACGAAATTAACCAGCCATTAAATGCCATTAAGGTTTTGGCAGAAACCATCCTCTATCTCTATAACTCCAGGAAAGAGGTGACTGGAGAAGAAATCATAAAAAATGTCACGAATATTTCCCGTCAGGTTGACCACATAGATTCCATAGTAAACCACTTGCGTTCCTTCCTTAAATACAGCCAGAGTTTTAAGTATGTACCCTGTGATATCAACGAAGTGGTGGAAAATTCCTTGTCCCTGGTCAATAACCAGATTTTATCACGGCGTATTAAAGTCATTAAAAAACTAGAGGCTGTTTTACCTGTCTGCGGCTGCTTTGTTCGTTTTGAGGAAGTTGTGTTAAACTTACTAATGAATGCAGTACAGGCCTTAGAACCCTATCAACAGGAACAAAAAGAAATCATAATCAGTACCTGGGCAGCAGACCAAAAAATCCACCTAACAGTTAGGGATAATGGACCAGGGATTGACCCGGAGATTGCTCAAAAAATATTTGAACCCTTTTTTAGTACCAAGGATGCCGGCAGCTCAATGGGCCTGGGAATGTCCATCGTTCATTCCATTGTAATGTCTAGTAACGGAACGATTTCAGTCGCTAATAACCCCGGTGGCGGAGCGCTTATTCATATTACCTTTCCTAGTTGTTAA